From the genome of Vicia villosa cultivar HV-30 ecotype Madison, WI linkage group LG2, Vvil1.0, whole genome shotgun sequence, one region includes:
- the LOC131650767 gene encoding protein SHORTAGE IN CHIASMATA 1: protein MRTRYLNNDYFTLPPSQRHETIPFLHLPVPRLPTPLSSAVDHHLNFYSSLPDVSLHIDPFPIHSALSSFLSSVLPHRIAIPIPDPSSSVADYPESNNALLREADFIFEDRVSDADFEISKESKIVTRSNENAVVYEPFQFETPEQLDTLLETICFTEKERMEMLSHTPEVENSMEMFMSESLMQYPYEDLESVSRMKDVISEYLKAENACALEGNISVQHQPYSDKKTFLILEVDEGSLGIPTSLSMVDIVESYFGNLRPQSFDEQYQSITEGTELLDSKVHDLVKLFSEDCVSKKSLILSDLFPERDFLNMLENEHVDGKLQADSDLLVNLITFQEFVFLDEDMVKNTFEAFYDTKASDDLEASDWMFRKEFNFKSFDELIVSNEMALVDDTFRSLPVPVISDNIKMINVQDIIGDLFSNTKTQPLSASDGIYLNWDLLEEDKCNYNISNWYQNIWAKIDMKNHDIRGKSFDNRRMIFNLVFFGDSIVECDHKNREELQNLLSDGISQLDNQPVEFAVSTLLEHGSSNKGCREQLLDKYAQRKSMSDISNLSDTTGKCDLQQSEELQKFLSDSISQPVEFAAGKILENASSNQGHQKQLPERNAERASLLFKSMSEISNLDYFLNPQKATIKESCYFAEDSTNANVNIPKYTSTALKPGLQSKGWHTVLHRVKLSDNIVALARYFGKSYLAILQSDTELTKTHKSDVHYFELLSLQKHKLIEFHVNGNNMAFILLSAIKQAVWYLCFYGLNPACLYLEKLCQNMGYLKSRLGTLQSSIKDENRKMENNITMAHSSLTIVKEILLENIKQDSLKALIVAEEVFWWSLKNLLLSLRLSFDELNDSYRNQPYANNMPEESDTKMMELLSSDCLLVSYKHVSPLFPFNKFGIILEYGGPNGSSRISEFSSNSVGLPDLHFLMVELNDHAILKALCQGVETPPYTEMLPETETPLLFNHKESMVNKKLEQLLNFYPTEQNHDIKSSKAALEEDTFVPLIPAVKIEHDHQSLESFTGSIIIVNTQNADKEMIVSRRSSYQVILALEKRGIQVAERDLDLPVDIVLSSAVCLAWYDSTNLGKKATPVTEASSSLPLCIDNIATDVLPLLSFYFCGCFLVFEGESNFLSTVMEYSDGLYAAATSLGMDLQIFFSYSPELTNEIMVNCIKSTAIQTRGLYSKMPDSVTLAESFLTQFPGINPLTAQSILSLGVKLNEFLAWSHEQRIHVLEKYNVPEQSLSLLSVFCKYGEREDSKSVMTDCSSSVSSGPDSDRCRFYQFDNKRQRTNPVVIDQSDELCFDELLQFETLNQVVEAVPGPSTMQNPYDLGMSKDAWRSRDSGKASLHTNDPFYQKQKNIVTTMRNHSRVSPSSWNCKAPQIYEQLEQPSFSMKNKGLAQNEIMDNDLMGKNLKWHNLGKFEKLHEGIRGEVVDLTNSPLLDKNFSISDSMYFPNLIDEREKDHLRKNKIVRKLSFGNSIHPETNSIWRSMNDTGEVDYHAEPDFGKDAFPLDSNPNGTIDSTPVRNLGGLTFEEGISYLSETPLSRVRRSATPLKHSPWTTEFINKVKEKSKLRQKSAWYENSSSYFGYQGNISKASKKRSPSTLDSFRYQPSKTPGNIQEQKRQKQSGQSSNSAKKGRYPVPISSWTPNDKRSTMALTFGKSASGAQTKLVWSDKRKFPNQAQ from the exons ATGCGAACTCGCTATCTGAACAACGACTACTTCACCCTCCCTCCATCCCAACGCCACGAAACCATCCCTTTCCTCCACCTCCCTGTACCTCGCCTCCCTACGCCGCTTTCCTCCGCCGTCGACCACCACCTCAACTTCTACTCCTCTCTCCCCGACGTCTCCCTCCATATCGATCCCTTCCCAATTCACTCCGCACTCTCCTCCTTCCTCTCCTCCGTCCTCCCTCACAGAATTGCGATTCCAATTCCAGATCCGTCTTCCTCCGTTGCTGATTATCCAGAATCCAAT AATGCGTTGCTGAGAGAAGCAGATTTTATCTTCGAAGATCGTGTCTCCGATGCTGATTTTGAAATTTCCAAA GAGAGTAAGATCGTTACGCGTAGTAATGAAAATGCAGTCGTTTATGAACCATTTCAATTTGAAACACCTGAGCAGCTGGATACACTCTTG GAAACTATATGCTTCACTGAGAAGGAGAGAATGGAAATGCTGTCTCATACTCCAGAAGTTGAAAATAGCATG GAAATGTTTATGTCTGAGTCATTGATGCAGTACCCTTACGAGGATCTGGAATCAGTATCAAGGATGAAAGATGTTATTTCCGAGTACCTAAAGGCGGAGAATGCATGTGCTTTAGAAGGTAATATTTCCGTTCAGCACCAACCATACTCTGACAAAAAGACTTTTCTCATTTTGGAAGTGGATGAAGGAAGTTTGGGCATTCCCACAAGCTTATCTATGGTAGATATTGTTGAATCATATTTTGGGAATCTCAGACCTCAAAGTTTTGATGAACAATATCAGTCCATAACAGAGGGAACGGAACTTTTGGATTCTAAAGTGCATGACCTGGTGAAGTTGTTCTCAGAAGACTGTGTATCAAAGAAGAGTTTGATCTTATCAGATCTATTTCCTGAAAGAGATTTCTTAAATATGTTGGAAAATGAACATGTGGATGGGAAATTGCAGGCTGATAGTGATTTGTTAGTGAATCTAATTACCTTCCAGGAGTTTGTGTTCCTTGATGAAGACATGGTTAAGAATACCTTTGAAGCTTTTTATGATACAAAAGCATCGGATGATCTAGAAGCAAGTGACTGGATGTTCAGAAAAGAGTTTAACTTTAAGAGTTTTGATGAATTGATTGTTAGTAATGAGATGGCATTAGTAGACGACACATTCAGATCATTGCCTGTACCTGTAATCTCTGACAATATAAAGATGATTAATGTGCAAGATATCATTGGAGACCTATTTTCAAACACGAAGACCCAACCTCTATCTGCATCTGATGGAATTTACTTAAACTGGGATCTACTGGAAGAAGATAAATGCAATTACAATATATCTAATTGGTATCAGAACATATGGGCCAAGATAGATATGAAAAACCATGATATCAGAGGAAAATCTTTTGACAACAGAAGAATGATCTTTAATTTAGTTTTCTTTGGTGATTCAATAGTTGAATGTGACCATAAAAATCGTGAAGAGTTGCAGAATTTGCTTTCTGATGGAATTTCTCAGCTTGACAATCAGCCTGTAGAATTTGCTGTGAGCACACTTTTAGAACATGGATCTTCCAATAAAGGATGCCGAGAACAGTTACTTGACAAATATGCACAGAGGAAGTCTATGTCAGATATCAGCAATCTTAGTGATACTACAGGCAAATGTGACCTTCAACAAAGTGAAGAGTTGCAGAAGTTTCTTTCTGATAGCATTTCTCAGCCTGTAGAATTTGCTGCTGGCAAAATATTAGAAAATGCTTCTTCTAATCAAGGACATCAAAAACAATTACCAGAAAGAAATGCAGAGAGGGCTTCATTATTATTTAAGTCTATGTCAGAAATCAGCAACCTTGATTATTTCTTGAACCCTCAAAAAGCAACTATTAAGGAGAGTTGTTATTTTGCAGAAGACTCCACCAATGCTAAtgttaatattccaaaatatACATCCACTGCATTGAAACCTGGTCTACAATCAAAAGGATGGCACACTGTTCTGCATAGAGTTAAGCTGTCTGATAATATTGTGGCTCTTGCTAGATATTTTGGAAAAAGCTATCTGGCCATTTTGCAGAGTGATACAGAGCTGACAAAGACGCATAAATCAGATGTTCATTATTTTGAATTGCTGAGTCTTCAAAAGCACAAACTGATTGAATTCCATGTAAATGGAAATAATATGGCGTTTATTTTGTTAAGTGCAATTAAACAGGCAGTTTGGTACTTATGTTTCTATGGTCTCAATCCAGCATGTTTGTATCTAGAAAAACTATGTCAAAACATGGGCTACTTGAAATCAAGATTAGGCACCCTCCAATCTTCGATCAAAGATGAAAACAGGAAGATGGAAAACAATATTACTATGGCACACTCATCGCTAACAATTGTCAAGGAAATTTTACTGGAAAACATCAAACAGGatagtttgaaagctttaattgtgGCTGAAGAAGTATTCTGGTGGTCTTTGAAAAATCTCCTTCTCTCCCTGAGGTTATCATTTGATGAACTAAATGACTCTTACAGAAATCAGCCATATGCAAATAATATGCCTGAGGAATCTGATACTAAAATGATGGAACTTCTGAGTTCAGACTGCTTGCTGGTTTCATACAA GCATGTTTCTCCATTATTTCCATTCAACAAATTTGGCATTATCTTGGAATATGGTGGTCCAAACGGTTCTTCTAGAATATctgaattttcatcaaattcagtTGGATTGCCAGATCTTCATTTTTTGATGGTTGAATTGAATGACCATGCCATTCTCAAAGCACTCTGTCAAGGTGTTGAAACACCCCCATACACTGAAATGTTGCCG GAAACTGAGACTCCTCTTCTTTTCAACCACAAGGAAAGTATGGTGAATAAAAAATTAGAGCAACTACTGAACTTTTATCCTACGGAACAAAACCATGATATAAAATCTTCAAAGGCTGCACTTGAAGAAGACACTTTCGTGCCGCTAATTCCTGCTGTGAAGATTGAGCATGACCATCAAAGCTTAGAGTCTTTTACTGGATCCATTATCATTGTCAATACTCAAAATGCAGATAAGGAAATGATAGTATCCAGAAGAAGCTCTTACCAAGTAATTCTTGCGTTGGAAAAAAGAGGAATTCAAGTTGCTGAACGTGATTTAGATTTACCAGTGGATATTGTATTAAGTTCAGCAGTTTGCTTGGCATGGTATGATAGTACAAACCTCGGGAAGAAAGCAACTCCTGTGACTGAGGCATCTTCAAGCTTGCCTTTATGTATCGATAATATTGCAACTGATGTCCTACCTTTGCTTAGTTTTTACTTCTGTGGATGCTTTCTG GTCTTTGAAGGGGAATCTAACTTTCTTTCAACTGTTATGGAGTACTCGGATGGACTTTATGCAGCTGCCACAAGCCTGGGAATGGATTTGCAGATCTTCTTCTCTTACTCACCTGAGTTGACCAATGAAATTATGGTAAACTGCATTAAGAGTACTGCCATTCAGACAAGGGGTCTGTATTCTAAAATGCCTGATTCAGTTACTCTAGCAGAGTCCTTTCTTACACAATTTCCTGGAATAAATCCTTTAACAGCACAATCTATACTATCTTTAGGGGTCAAGCTCAATGAGTTTCTTGCATGGTCACACGAACAAAGGATAcatgttttagaaaaatataatGTTCCAGAACAAAGTCTTTCTCTATTGAGCGTCTTCTGCAAATATGGGGAAAGGGAGGATTCAAAATCCGTAATGACAGACTGCTCTTCTTCGGTATCTTCTGGTCCAGACTCAGATAGGTGTCGGTTTTATCAATTTGATAATAAAAGGCAAAGAACAAACCCTGTAGTCATTGATCAGAGTGATGAACTATGTTTTGATGAGTTGTTGCAATTTGAAACACTAAACCAAGTAGTTGAGGCTGTCCCTGGTCCGTCTACCATGCAAAATCCTTATGATCTTGGTATGTCAAAAGATGCTTGGCGATCTAGAGACTCGGGAAAAGCTAGTTTGCACACGAATGACCCATTTTACCAAAAGCAAAAAAACATTGTGACAACAATGAGAAACCACTCCAGAGTCTCCCCATCATCATGGAACTGCAAAGCTCCCCAAATATATGAGCAGCTAGAACAGCCCAGTTTTTCTATGAAAAATAAAGGGTTGGCTCAAAATGAAATAATGGATAATGATTTGATGGGGAAAAATTTGAAATGGCACAACCTTGGTAAATTTGAGAAGCTGCACGAAGGCATCCGAGGTGAAGTGGTTGACTTGACTAACAGTCCTCTATTAGATAAAAACTTCTCTATTTCTGACTCCATGTATTTCCCAAATCTGATagatgagagagagaaagatcaTTTGAGAAAGAATAAAATTGTAAGGAAATTGTCATTTGGTAACAGCATTCACCCAGAAACCAACTCAATATGGAGATCAATGAATGATACAGGAGAGGTTGATTACCATGCAGAACCAGATTTTGGAAAAGATGCATTTCCTCTTGATTCCAATCCCAATGGAACCATTGATTCAACTCCGGTAAGAAATTTAGGAGGATTAACATTCGAGGAGGGAATATCATACTTGAGTGAAACTCCACTCTCACGTGTCCGCAGGTCAGCTACTCCATTAAAGCATTCACCTTGGACAACCGAATTTATTAATAAAGTAAAAGAAAAGAGCAAATTGCGTCAAAAATCAGCATGGTATGAGAATTCCAGTTCTTATTTTGGGTATCAGGGGAATATTTCGAAAGCTTCTAAGAAGAGAAGTCCCTCTACACTTGATTCCTTTAGGTACCAACCTAGCAAAACACCTGGAAATATTCAGGAACAGAAAAGACAGAAGCAATCTGGACAATCTTCAAACTCAGCCAAGAAAGGAAGATATCCCGTTCCCATATCCTCATGGACTCCTAATGACAAGAGATCGACAATG GCACTGACATTTGGGAAGAGTGCAAGTGGAGCTCAAACTAAGCTCGTCTGGAGTGATAAAAGAAAGTTTCCAAATCAGGCACAATAA